The Candidatus Polarisedimenticolia bacterium genome includes the window GGGATGCACGCGGAGTGGGCCCGGCTGGCGCTGCCGCACGCGCTGGCCGCGCTGGGCGGTGAGGGGAGGTAGCCACGAGGAGCCGGCCCCATAATCCGGATCGGCTCCTACAGCAGGTCGCCGCCGCCGAAGTGCCTGGAGTGCCAGAGCTGGAGCATCATCAGGTTCCAGAGGAGCCGGCCGTTGTCCCGCCGGCGCTCCGTGTGCTCCCGCCAGAGAGCGGTCACCGCCTCGGGGCGCAGCAGGCCGCCGGCCCGGACGCGCCCGGGGTCCAGGGCGCTGCGCATCAGGGGGGCGAGCCCCCGGTGCATGAAGCGGGCCAGCGGAATATTGAAGCCGCGCTTTCGCCGGCCGCTGATCTCGCTCGTGAGCCGGTCGGCCATCGCCTTCTTGAGGATGTACTTGGAGGTCAGCCGCCGCAGTTTCATCCGCGCCGGCAGGGAGGCGACGTACTCGACCAGGGCGTGGTGCAGGAACGGAGCGCGCACCTCGAGCGATGTCGCCATCGAGGCGCGGTCCACCTTGGTGAGCAGGTCGTCCTGCAGGAACATCAGGAAGTCGGTCGCCAGGAGCGCGTCGAGCGGATGGCCGATCGACAGGCCCCGGAGGACCGCACGCGCCTCCTGGAGCGGATCGTTCGGCGCGCCGGCCTGGGCCGCGAGGGCGTCGAGAGCCGCCGCGGAGAGCAGCTCCTTCTGCCTGTCGGGAGAGAACGCCCCGAACCAAACCTGGTGCCGGACCGCCTGCGGCAGCTCGGCGGCCCCCACGAATTTCTTGAGCAGGTATTCGGTGCCGACATTGTTGAACGCGGGGGGGATCGCGTCCGCGGCGCGCTTCAGGAGGCGCCGGAACACCCCCGGCAGGCGGACATACCAGCGCGCCAGCCGATCGCCGATGTAGGTCGGGTAGCCGGCGAAGAGCTCGTCCCCCCCTTCGCCGCCGAGCGCCACCTTGACATGCTGGCGCGCGAAGCGCGACAGCAGGTGCGTCGGGACGATCGAGGCGTCCGCCAGCGGCTCGTCGAGGACGCGCGCCATGGCCAGGAGCGCTTCGAGCATCTGCGTCTCGCCCACGATCAGCTCGTGGTGCTCGGTCCCGAAATGGGCCGCGGCCCTCCGCGCATAGGCCGCCTCGTTGAAGTCCGGATCGTCGAAGCCGAGCGTGAAGGTCGGCACCGGCCGGCCCGTCAGATCCACCGCCAGGGCGGCGATCGACGACGAATCGACCCCCCCGCTGAAGAAGATGCCGACCGGCACGTCGGCGCGCAGCCGCAGCCGGACCGCCTCCTCGAGCAGGCGGCGCACCTCGCGCGCAGCCTCGTCTTCGGTCGGCACCGGCGCGCCCGCGCCCGGGAAGAAGCGCCGCAGGTCCCAGTACGGCTCGACGCGCAGCCGGCCCCGCTCGGCGATCAGCATGTGCCCGGCCGGCAGCTTGCGCACGCCGGTGAACGGGGTGTGCGGCGCCGGGAAGTAGCCGTACAGGAGATAGCGCGTCAGGGCCGGGAGATCCGGCTCCGGGCTCACCCGCGGGTGGGCGAGGAGGGCCTTGATCTCGGACGCGAACATCACTTCGCCGTCCTGCTCCAGGTAGTACAGGGGCTTCTCGCCGGCCCGGTCGCGCCCGAGCACCAGGCGGTTCTCCCGGGTGTCGAAGACCGCGAACGCGAACATGCCGTTCAGGTGATCGACGAAGGAAAGGCCGTGCTCTTCGTACAGGTGCGGGATGACCTCGGAGTCGCAGCGCGTCTCGAAGCGGTGGCCGCGCGCCATCAGGTCGCGGCGCAGCTCCGGGTCGTTGTAGATCTCGCCGTTGCAGATGACCTGGAAACGTCCCGACTCGTCGGCGTAGGCCCGCGCCCCGGCGCCCAGATCGAGGATGCTCAGCCGCCGGAAGCCGAAGGTGAGATGGGCGAGACGGTCCGCGCCGATCTCGACCACGCACGATCCGTCCGGGCCGCGGTGGGCCATGGTGTCGGCCATGGAGGCCACCAGGCCCGGGTCGTGCCGGCCGGGACCGCGAAGATCCGCAATGCCTACGATGCCGCACATGGGGTCACCAATCCTCCGCGGTGGGACGGAAAGAATAGCATGCCGCGGGGTCGCCGCCCCGGAGAGACTGGGGTCAGCGGGCCCCGGACGAGGCGGCCCGCACGAACAGGCCGCCCCCCTGGTCCTCGTAGATCGGATCGGGCCGAAGCGCGGGGCCGGCATCCCGGCGCAGGAGCTCGAACATGCGCGGCGGGGACAGGATGTAGACCTCGGGCGCCGGCGCCTCCAGGAGGGTGCGCATCCGGTCGAGGGGGATCATCCTGAACGACGGGTCACGGCGGTACTCGTCCAGGTGACGCATGACCCACCAGCTGGAGAACGGGGTGCCGCTCGTGACCAGAAGGACCGGCCTCTTCAGGTAAAAGTTCAGCCCGGGACGGTATTGCTCGTAGCAGATGACCAGATCGTCCGGCTTCAGGCGCTTCTCCAGGAAGCGGCTGACGGGACGCGAGGAACGCACCGTGTCCAGATACCCGCTCGCGGCCTGCGCCAGGGGCACGACCGCCGCGATCGCCAGGACGGAGGCCGCGAAGAGCGCCGCCGGGCGCCGTTTCCTCAGGGCCATCAGAAGCGCGGCGGCCAGGGCAAGGCCGGCCGCGGTGAGCCAGAAGAGCAGGCGGTGCGACAGCAGCTCGTCGTACTTCCCGCGGGAGATCCCGTGCGCGATGCCGGCCGGCCCCGCGAGTACCGCAGCCACCGCTCCGGCGGCGCACACGACGGCCGTCCAGAAGGCCCCCAAAGCCAGGCTGCGGCAGGCGTCCCCGGAGCCATCGGCCGGCGCGCCGCCCTGGGGTGGAGTGCGCGCCGGTGCGGTGGCCCGCGCCCACAGCCGTCCGATCAGGAGCGCGAGCGGCACCGCGCACGGCAGCATGTAGGACGGCCTCTTGGAGGCGATCAGGGAGAAGAACAGCACCAGGGTTCCGAGCCACGCTCCGGAGAAGCCGGTCACGAGACGCCCCCTGTCGGTCTCCGAGGCGAAGCCTGCCCAAGCCTCGCGCCAGGAACGGCCCCGGCGCACGGCGGCAACCCCCGCGTACAGAACCCATGGGAACAGGCCAGGCAGAATCACCTTGGCGTAGAAATAGAAGGGGCGCGAGGTCTCGAACCGGTTCGACGTCATCCTCTCGAGGTTCTCCCCGATGACGGCGTAGTGCAGGTACCCCGGGTTGCGCGACTCGACCAGGATCAGCCAGGGCACGATGACGGCCGCATAGAGCAGCATGCCCTGGGCCCACCCGAGTCTCTTGAGCATCCCGGGCCGCCTGCGGAGGACAGCCCAGACCACGGCGATCAGAACGGGGGCCACGAGAGCGACCGGTCCCTTGGTGATCGTCCCGATTCCGGCCGACAGGAAGAACAGGGCGCCGGGCAGGCGCCCGGCGCGTCCCTCCATCGCCTCGAAGGCCATGAGACAGCTCACCGTCATGCAGAAGGTCAGCATCATGTCGAAGATGACGATTCGCCCGAAGACGATGTACAGAGGGGAGAGCGCCAGCGCGAAGGCGGCGAACCAACCGGCCCTCTCGCCCAGGTGGCGCCGGGCGAACCGGAAGACCAGGGCGATCCCAGCCAGGGCGAAGAGGGCCGACGGAGCGCGCGCCGCCATCTCGCTGACCCCCAGGAGTCGATAGGACAACGCCACGGCCCAGAAGAAGGCAGGAGGCTTGTCGAGATATCGGGCGCCGTCCAGGTGGGGCGTGACCCAGTCACCGGTTTCGAGGATCTCGCGCGCCGCCTCGGCGTTCCGGCCTTCATCGGGATCCCCCAGGCCGGCCAACCCGAGACGAAACAAAAAGATGGGCGCGCACAGGAGGAGAATGACGAGGGTCGCCGGCATCGCGGCGTGCCATCGGGTTGCGGGGGGATTCGACACCGAAAATTCGCTGGGGCCCATGTTGGCGGTCGAAGGATAGGCAGTTGACCTAATAAGGTCAACCCATAATCACGATCTGATCCACTGGAAAAATTTCGGCATTGCCGGCTGGGACACTTCGGCGTATATGGGGCGCTACATCTTTCCTCTTTCGGCGGACAGGTGAATGCTGCGTTTGTGTCTTGTAGGAACAGTCGCAATCCTGACTGCCGTCGTGCTCCCGAGCGGCCCGGTTTCGGTCGGTGGAAACCCGGAATCGATTCCCGCGAATGCCTGGTCCGACGAGGCATGGGCATCCATCTCCCAGGCTGAATACGACTTCAAGGCCCGACCCGACGGAGCCTGGACCGCCCCGAACCGCGCCCAGGGGCTCCGCCTGACGACGCGCGGTTCGGTCGCCCGGGTCACGCCCCGGACGGAGGGGGACGCGCCATGGGTCCTGAGTCTTGGGCTCAGAGGCGTGGGTCGCGAGGGGAGGATGACCGGGGTCCCGCCCGGTGCCGTACGGGCCGCCGGGAACCGGATCGAGCATCGCCGTGACAGTCTGGGACTGACCGAATGGTACGTCAATCTGAGGACCGGCATCGAGCAGGGCTTCACCCTCGATCGCCGTCCGGCGGCGGCGGACACGGCCTCGCCTCTCGTCCTCGACCTCTTCTACGAAGGCGGCCTCGAGGCACGACAGGAGGAAGCCGGAGGCGCGGTCCTGTTCTCCCTGCCCTCACCTGGGGCTGTCCATCGCACGGATATCCTGCGCTACGCGGACCTGGCGGTCGCCGACGCGGACGGCAAGCCGGTCGTGGCCGCGCTCGATCTGGCTCCCGGCTCCCTGCGGATCACGATTCAGGACGAAGGGCATCCGTATCCGCTGATCGTCGATCCGACCATCGTCGTGCCCGCCTGGACCGGGCGCGGGGATCAATTTGAAGAGCTGTTTGGAGCCTCGGTGGCGGGGGCCGGAGACGTCAATGGCGACGGCTACGACGATCTGATCGTCGGCGCGCCCCGCTTCGACGGCGGTTTCTTCGACGAGGGGCGCGCCTTCCTCTTCCTCGGGTCGCCGACCGGACCCTCGGCCGTCCCCGCCTGGACCATGAGCGGCGATCAGACAGGCTGCAGGTACGGAGGCGCCGTCGCCTCGGCGGGGGACGTCAACAACGACGGCTACGCCGACGTCATCGTCGGCGCCCCCAACTACGACTTCGTCCAGGTCGACGAGGGGCGCGCCTTCGTCTACCTCGGCTCGGCCGGCGGGCTGGGCACCGTGCCGGTCTGGATGGCCGAGCCGGATCAGAACCTGGCCGCGTTCGGGGCCGCCGTCGCCTCCGCGGGGGACTTGAACGGCGACGGCTACGACGACGTGATCGTCGGGGCGCCGCTCTTCGACTCTCCCTTCAACACGGACGAGGGGGCCGCCTTCGTCTACCTCGGATCGGCCTCCGGGCCTTCTCCTTCCCCGGCCTGGGTCGAGGGGAGCGGCCTGTTCAATTCGGCCTTCGGGACCTCGGTCGCCTCCGCCGGCGATGTGAACCGCGACGGCTTCGACGACGTGATCGTCGGTGCCCCGCTCTTCGACAACGCCGGCTTCTCCGATCAGGGGCGGGCCTACGTCTATCAGGGATCGGCCACGGGGCTGTCGCCGAACCCGGCATGGACCGCCGATGGCAGCAAGACCCTCGCGCGCTTCGGCTCTTCCGTGGCCTCCGCGGGCGACGTCAACTATGACGGCTACGACGATGTGATCATCGGGGCCCCGATCTATGACTCGGGCCGGGCCTTCATCTATCACGGGTCGGCGACGGGCCTGAGCCTGACGCCCAACTGGAACAACAAGATCAACCTGTCGCCGGCCGAGTACGGCGCTTCGGTGGCGGGCGTGGGGGACCTCGACGGCGACGGCTTCGACGACGTCGTGGTCGGCGCCCCCAAGGTCGACGACCACACGACCACCTCGGTCGGTCTCATCAGGGCCTTCTACGGCGGCGCCATGGGGGCGGGCAACACCGCCGCCTTCAGCGCGCAGGAGACCCAGGCGGGGGCGCTGCTCGGCGGCGCCGTGGCGAGGGCGGGGGACGTGAACGGCGACGGCCTCGGCGACATCATTGCCGGCGCCACCGGCCTCGACAACCCCGACCTGCAAGTATCCCTGGCGGGGGCCGCCCACCTGTACCTGGGCTTCCGGACGACCCCCTGCGTGCCGGCTCCCGAGCTCTGCAACCGCAGGGACGACGACTGCGACGGCGTCGTCGACGACAACCTGGGCACGACGACCTGCGGCACCGGCACCTGCTCGCGCACCGTCGACAATTGCGTCGACGGTTTCCCGCAGACCTGCACCCCCGGCGCCCCGGGCACCGAGACCTGCAACGGCCTCGACGACGACTGCGACGGGACGACCGACGAAGGCTTCGACGTCGATGGCGACGGCTTCACCACGTGCGCGGGCGACTGCAACGACGGGGTGGCGTCGATCCATCCGGGCGCTCCCGAGGTCTGCAACGGCCTGGATGACAACTGCAACCAGGTCATTGATGAAGGAGGTCCCGACAGCGACGGGGACGGGATCCCGGACTGCCTCGATCCCGACGATGACAACGACCGGGTGCCCGACGGCACCGACTGCGCCCCGCTCGTCAACAGCGTCAGCGCCGTGCCGGGGGAGGTCGGGCAGACCGTGCGGGCCGTGCCCGGTCCACCTCAAGGCAGCTACACCTGGACGCCGATCGTCCAGGCCAACGTCCACAACGTCTACCGCAGCGTCTGGGACCGCCGCAGTGGAAACTGGAACGACACGCTGGGCTGCCTGTATTCCGAGGCCATCGGAAACCGCTTCAGCGAAACCGCCAACCCTCCAGCCGGGTCGGCCTTCTACTACGTCATCACGGGCGTCAATCGCTGCGGCGAAGGCCCCGCCGGCTTCTCCAGCACCGGCCAGCCGCGCCTGATCCCCATACAGTGCGTGCACCTCGGGCTCGACACCGATGGCGACACGATCCAGGATTGGGATGACGACTGTCCGCTCGTGTCCAACGCGAGCCAGGCCGACGCCGATCTCGACGGCCGCGGCGACGCCTGCGACAACTGCGCCGCCACCGCGAACGCCGGCCAGGTGGACGCCGACACCAACGGGATCGGAGACGTCTGCCAGGACCTGGACCATGACGGCTACCTCGCCACCGTGGACTGCAACGACAACGATCCGATGGTTCACCCGGATGCCACCGAGACCTGCAACGCGCGCGACGACAACTGCGACGGCGCGACCGACGAGAACCTCGGGACGACGACCTGCGGCGTCGGGGTCTGCACGCGGACGGTGAACAACTGCGTGGGCGGCGTGAGCCAGACCTGCACGCCCGGCACGCCGACCGCCGAGGTCTGCAACAACCTCGACGACGACTGCGACGGTTCGGTCGACGAGGGCACCACGACCTGCGGCGTCGGGGCCTGCACGCGCACGGTCAACAGGTGCGCCGGCGGAGTCCCGCAGACCTGCACGCCCGGGACGCCGACGGCGGAGACGTGCAACGGCATCGACGACGACTGCGACGGGGCGACCGACGAGAACCTCGGCACGACGACGTGCGGCGTCGGGGCGTGCACGCGGACGGTGAACAACTGCGTGGGCGGCGTCATCCAGACCTGCACGCCCGGCGCGCCGACAGCGGAGACCTGCAACGGCATCGACGACGACTGCGACGGGGCGACGGATGAGAACCTCGGCACGACGACGTGCGGCGTCGGGGCGTGCACGCGGACGGTGAACAACTGCGTGGGCGGCGTGAGCCAGACCTGCGCGCCCGGCGCGCCGACGGCGGAGACCTGCAACGGCATCGACGACGACTGCGACGGGGCGACCGACGAGAACCTCGGCACGACGACGTGCGGCGTCGGGGCGTGCACGCGGACGGTGAACAACTGCGTGGGCGGCGTGAGCCAGACCTGCACGCCCGGGACACCCGCAGCAGACGATGAAACGTGCAATGGCATCGACGAGGACTGCGACGGTTCGGTGGATGAAGACTACGCTTCCGTGGAAACGACCTGCGGCGTGGGGGCCTGCGCCGCGACCGGGTTGACTTCCTGCGTGAACGGGTCGGTGGAGGACAGTTGCGTGCCAGGGACGCCTACGGAAGAGATCTGCTCCGATGCGATCGACAACGATTGTGATGGCGAAATTGATGAAGGCTGCCCGATTTCGGTGGGCGGTGATGTCACGCGAGCGGGTTTCAGCCCTCAACGCTCCGAGCCGACCCCCTCCTTTCGCAGCAAGGATCCTGCTCGACCGGCCGATGGACGATCCACGACCCGAAATCCTTCCTGGATGATGTTGTCCGCCGAAGGATAGGTAGTCGGCCTAATCACGGAATCCTGCGGTCTGAGTCGCGAAGAATCCGATTTTATCGGGGGGTTGTGCGCGGCGGGTTTTTGACGTATATAGCGGCCTGAAACCCTGGATGATCCCCTGCCGAGGAGGACAGACTGATGCTGCGTACATGCCTTGTGTGCACGGCCATGGGAGTCGGCGCACTGATGCTGGCGAGCCCGGCGATACCCAACGCAGGGCAAGGAGTGGCCTGCTCCTCCATGGACTGGACGCGCGAAGCAGCGCATGCGATCGCCACAGCCGAATACGAGTTCTCTGCCGTGGATGGTGGCGGCTGGTCGGCTCCCAACCGGAGCCAGGGGCTCCGGCTGAAGGCAGACAGCTCGGGGATGCAGGTTTCTCCACGCCTGGCGGGGAGCACGCCGTGGTCACTCGGCTTCGAGCTGCAGGCCGTCGGACGCGAGGGTGCGATGACCCCGATCCTCCCCGGCACGGTGACGGCCGCAGGCAACCGGACTGAAATTCGGCGCGAAGCACTCGGCCTGAGCGAGTGGTACGTCAATTTACGCAGCGGAATCGAGCAGGGATTCACGATCGACCGGCGCCCATTGACGGGCGGGGGTGACTCTGCGTTGCTTCTGGACGTGGCCTTCGACGGCGGGCTCGAAGCGCGTCGGGACGAAACCGACGGCGCCGTCCTGTTCTCGGACGGTCCGTCCGGCGCCGTCCTGCGCTATGAGAACCTGGCGGTGGCCGACGCGGATGGGCACCCCGTAGTGGCCGAGCTGGCGCTCCTTCCGGGAATTCTGAGGATCGCCGTCCGGGACGCAGGGCATCCGTATCCGCTGGTGATCGATCCCACCATCATCGTCCCGGGCTGGACCGGGCTGGGTGACCAGTTCGAGGAGTTCTTCGGTGCCTCGGTCGCGGGCGCTGGCGATGTCAACGGAGATGGGTTCGACGACGTGATCGTCGGAGCCTACCGGTTCGACGGCGGCTTTTTCGACGAGGGAAGGGTCTTCGTCTTCACCGGCTCACCGACGGGGCCCTCACCCATTCCGGCATGGACCGCCGAAGGGCACCAGACAGGGGCGTGGTTCGGCTTTTCGGTCGCGACGGCGGGGGACGTGAACGGGGACGGCTACGCCGACGTCATCATCGGCGCCCGGTTGTTCGACAATCTCCAGGTGGACGAGGGGCGCGCGTATGTCTATCTCGGCTCCTCCGTGGGACTGGGGTCGGTGCCGGCATGGACCGGGGAGCCCGATCAGAACAGGGCGGCCTTCGGCTCCTCGGTTGCTTCGGCAGGGGACGTGAATGGCGACGGCTACGACGACGTCGTCGTCGGGGCGCCCGACTTTGACACGGCCTTCAACACCGACGAGGGTCGCGCCTTCCTGTACCTCGGTTCGGCCGCCGGTCCGTCCCTCTCTCCAAACTGGAGCGCGGGGAGCGGGCGATTCTCTTCCGCCTACGGGTTCTCCGTGGCTTCGGCCGGCGACGTCAACGGGGACGGGTATGGCGATGTCATCGTCGGAGCACCCCTCTTCGACAACGCTGGTTTCCCGGATGAAGGGCGCGTCTTCGTCTATGCCGGCTCGGCGGCCGGGCCCTCCCTCGAGCCGGTGTGGATCGCCGACGGCAACAAGGTGCTGGCCCAGTTTGGATATTCCGTGGCCGGGGCGGGGGATCTCAGCGGCGACGGCATCGGCGACGTGATCATCGGAGCGCCCTTCGATGGTTCCGGTCGGGTTCTCATTTTCTATGGGTCCACGACCGGGCTGAACCTGGTGTCCGGCTTCAACGCCAAGATCAACAAGAGCCCGGCCGAGTTCGGCGCCTCCGTGGCCGGCGTCGGCGACATCAACGGAGACGGCATCGGGGACGTCGCCATTGGCGCACCGCGTGTGGGCGACCAGACCACCCCAGCCGCCGGGATTGTCAGGGTTTACTATGGAAGCCGCATGGGCGTGGGGAATCCACCCGCCTTCGGCGTGACGGAAACCCAGCCGAACGCGCTTCTCGGGGGATCGGTTTCAAGCGCCGGGGATGTCAACGGCGACGGTCTGGCCGACATCATTGCGGGTGCCAGCGGCCTGGACAATGTCCCGTTGCAGGCGGCGAGCTCGGGCGGGGCGCGCGTCTACATGGGATTTCGGACTCGGCAGACGGCGCTCTCCAACGGCGCCCTCCATGGCATTCGATTCACCGATTGACTTCATGGTGGTGCGGAGGTTGTTGCGACCGGGGCCGGACGGGATGTGCGGACGATGGCCGCAGGCGGTCGTCAGGGTCTTGGGCCGCGCCACGTAACCCTTTCAGATAGAAGAGTTGCGAATCTTCCCTGACGGGCACGCCGTTTGATGCTCCGGGGGGAGTGCACTGGCCTGGGACACCCGTCGAGCGTCTGCAACACTTCCGGCCGTCCTTCTGCCCTTGGCCCGAATGCTGCGACCATCGCCGGACCACACCGGACTACCATTTCCTGCGTCACGGCACGTTCACGACGGAACGACGGACGGTGCCGCGATTTCGCTGCCGGGCCTGCCGTCGCACATTTTCGAAGCAGAGTTTCGGACTGTCGTATTACCTCAAGCGTCCCGAGCTGGTCATTCCCGTGGCCGCGGGGCTGCAGGCGGGCTCGGCGCACCGGCAGCTGGCGAGGAACCTGGGCTGCGCGCCGTCCACCGTCACCCGCCTGAGCGCCCGGCTTGGCAGGCATGCGATCCTGCTCATGGCGAGGGCTCTTGCGCACTTGCGGGGCGGGCTGACCGAGCCGGTCGTCCTCGACCACTTCGAGACTTTTGAGTTCACTCAGGACCTGCCGTTTGGCATCGCGACGCCGGTGGGGCGCGACTCGTGGTTCGTCTATGGACTGGACCCGGCGCCGCATGCGCGCGCCGGCCGGCGCTCGGCCGAGCAAGAGGCGCGCCGGGCGCGGCGGCCCTCACGGCTCCGGCGCGGCGGCTACGAGGAGTCGAGCACGCGCACCGTGCGCCTGCTCCTGGCGCTCTGCCCACGGAACCGGAGACTCCAGCTCGCGGGCGACGGCCACCCCGCCTACGACCGCGCGGTGCAGCGCATGGGCCATGAGGGACGCGTGCGGCTGCAGCGCTTCCCCAACCCGCGCCGCGGCCCCAAGGGGTCGCCGCGCTCCCCTCAGGCGCGAGCCCGCGATCGGGCGATGTTCCCGGTTGATGCCCTGCACGGGCTCATCCGCCACACCGCCGCCCATCATCGCCGCGAGACCATCGCCTTCGGCAGGCGCCTCAACGCCGTGATGGAACGCCTCTTCCTGACCGTGGTCTGGAGAAACTTCGTCAAGGGACGATCCGAGAGACGCCCCGACCCTGTCACGCCGGCCATGCGCCTCGGGCTCGCGGACGAACCGTGGATTTGGAGTCGCGCCCTGGCGCGCCGACTCTTCCCGGCCCGCGAAATGCTCCCGCAGGTCTGGCGCGACCTCTACAGAAGAGACTGGACCACCTCGGTCCTTCCCTCCAACGTCCGCCACCGCCTCTCCCACGCCTACTGACGCTCAGAGTTCGCGTGGGCCGGCACCCTCCCGCACAAGATCCCGGACCGACGCTCGCGTGCCGTTCCCGCTACCTCTTGAATCAACAAGCTGCGCACCACCATGAGTGGTATGATCCGCGACTTCGATCCCCTGCTGAACGACTGGACCTGACCTCAATGCGAGGCATCCAACCATGATCCGCTTGCGTCGCGCAACAACATGGACGTCTCTCCTGATCCTGCTGGCGCTCTGCCCCATGCTGGCCGGGCCCTCCCGCGGCGAAACGTCGGCGGAGGCGGAGCCGTCGTCCGGCGCGAAGCCGGACGCCAAGAAGCCGCCGAAGCTGGACGTCAACGCGGTCCCCGAGAACGCCCGCAAGGTGGAGTTCACGACCGACGAGGGGACCTGGATGAACGTGGACGTCGCGCCCGACGGCCGGACGATCCTGTTCGATCTCCTGGGCGACCTCTATCGCGTGGGGATTGGCGGGGGGAGGGCGGAGCGGATCACCTCCGGCCCGGCGTTCGACTACGCGGCGCGCTACGCCCCGGACGGCAGGATGATCGTGTTCTGCAGCGACCGGGGCGGCACCATGAACCTGTGGCTGGCGAACGCCGACGGGTCGTCTCCGAGGGCGCTGACGGAGGAGAAGGACTCGGTGTTCTCGTCCCCTTCATGGACCCCGGACGGGAGCTACGTCCTGGCGCGCCGCGAGGAGACCACGAAGGCGGGCATTCCGCCGGTCGAAATCTGGATGTACCACAAGGACGGCGGCAGCGGAGTCAAGGTGATCGCGAAGGACAAGATCGACACCTCGGCGGGGCCGGTGGCCAGTCCCGACGGTCGCTTCATCTACCTGACGGGACGGAAGGCGGACTACTCGTACACGCCGAACATGACGAACGGTCTGTGGAACGTGTTTCGTCTGGACCGCACTACCGGCGAGCTGATCAGCCTGACGACGGCCCCCGACGGCGGGCTGAGGCCGACCCTGTCGCCCGACGGAAGGCACCTGGCGTACGCGAGGAGGCTGGACGCGCGGACCCAGCTCTACCTGCGGGACCTGGCGACCGGCGCGGAGAGGGTCCTGGCGCGGCAGCTGCCGCGCGACGACCAGGAGGCCTTCGCCCAGATGGACGTCCTGCCGGCGTCGGCCTTCACGCCAGACGGAAAATCGTTCGTCTACTGGAACGGCGGCAAGATCCACCGGCTCGACGTCGCCACCGGGAGCGACAGCGTCGTCCCGTTCACGGCCGACGTGTCCCTCGATCTGCGCCCGCTCTGGCGGGTCGACACGCCCGTGGGAGGATCCGACCTGGCCGTCAAGCTGTTGCGCTGGCCGACGCTGTCGCCGGACGGCCGGCTGCTGGCGTTCGACGCCCTCGGCAAGATCTGGATGTGCGACATCGGGAACGACGGCAAGGCCTCGAAGCCCCGCCGCCTGACGAAGGACTCCGTGCGGGAGTATGCCCCGGAATTCTCGCCCGACGGCAGGTTCATCGCCTACGTCACCTGGTCGGACGCCGGCCTGGGCCATGTCTGGAAGATTCGATCCGCCGGTGGCGCCCCGCAGCGCCTCACCCGGAGCGCCGGGCACTACGTCAATCCCAGCTGGTCTCCGAAGGGGGACCGGATCGCCGTGGTCGCGGGCAGCGGCGCCGAGCTCCGGGCGCAGCAGCCCGAGTTCGATCCGTACTACGAGATCCGCTGGCTCCCCTCCGAGGCTCCGGCAGGCGGCGCCGAGCCTGCCGTGGTGACCACCGTCTCTCCGATGGACACGGTCCGCTTCCATCCGGTCCCGGCGTTCGGCCCGGACGGCACGCGGATCTTCTACGCGGAGCAGGTGCCGCCTTCGGAGCCGGGCGGCGACGCCAAGGTGGACCTGGTCTCGGTCCGGCTCGACGGCACCGACAAGAAGCAGCACCTGCGGTTCGTCCAGGCCGAGGACGCCGTGCCGTCCCCGGACGGCGCCTGGGTCGCCTACGTCAGCCGGGACGACGTGTACGTGGCGGCCATGCCCCGCGCCGGGAAGGACCCGGTGGAGATCGGCGGCGAGAAGTCCGCGGTCCCCGTCTACCGCCTGA containing:
- a CDS encoding integrin alpha; translated protein: MDWTREAAHAIATAEYEFSAVDGGGWSAPNRSQGLRLKADSSGMQVSPRLAGSTPWSLGFELQAVGREGAMTPILPGTVTAAGNRTEIRREALGLSEWYVNLRSGIEQGFTIDRRPLTGGGDSALLLDVAFDGGLEARRDETDGAVLFSDGPSGAVLRYENLAVADADGHPVVAELALLPGILRIAVRDAGHPYPLVIDPTIIVPGWTGLGDQFEEFFGASVAGAGDVNGDGFDDVIVGAYRFDGGFFDEGRVFVFTGSPTGPSPIPAWTAEGHQTGAWFGFSVATAGDVNGDGYADVIIGARLFDNLQVDEGRAYVYLGSSVGLGSVPAWTGEPDQNRAAFGSSVASAGDVNGDGYDDVVVGAPDFDTAFNTDEGRAFLYLGSAAGPSLSPNWSAGSGRFSSAYGFSVASAGDVNGDGYGDVIVGAPLFDNAGFPDEGRVFVYAGSAAGPSLEPVWIADGNKVLAQFGYSVAGAGDLSGDGIGDVIIGAPFDGSGRVLIFYGSTTGLNLVSGFNAKINKSPAEFGASVAGVGDINGDGIGDVAIGAPRVGDQTTPAAGIVRVYYGSRMGVGNPPAFGVTETQPNALLGGSVSSAGDVNGDGLADIIAGASGLDNVPLQAASSGGARVYMGFRTRQTALSNGALHGIRFTD
- a CDS encoding MopE-related protein, with the translated sequence MLPSGPVSVGGNPESIPANAWSDEAWASISQAEYDFKARPDGAWTAPNRAQGLRLTTRGSVARVTPRTEGDAPWVLSLGLRGVGREGRMTGVPPGAVRAAGNRIEHRRDSLGLTEWYVNLRTGIEQGFTLDRRPAAADTASPLVLDLFYEGGLEARQEEAGGAVLFSLPSPGAVHRTDILRYADLAVADADGKPVVAALDLAPGSLRITIQDEGHPYPLIVDPTIVVPAWTGRGDQFEELFGASVAGAGDVNGDGYDDLIVGAPRFDGGFFDEGRAFLFLGSPTGPSAVPAWTMSGDQTGCRYGGAVASAGDVNNDGYADVIVGAPNYDFVQVDEGRAFVYLGSAGGLGTVPVWMAEPDQNLAAFGAAVASAGDLNGDGYDDVIVGAPLFDSPFNTDEGAAFVYLGSASGPSPSPAWVEGSGLFNSAFGTSVASAGDVNRDGFDDVIVGAPLFDNAGFSDQGRAYVYQGSATGLSPNPAWTADGSKTLARFGSSVASAGDVNYDGYDDVIIGAPIYDSGRAFIYHGSATGLSLTPNWNNKINLSPAEYGASVAGVGDLDGDGFDDVVVGAPKVDDHTTTSVGLIRAFYGGAMGAGNTAAFSAQETQAGALLGGAVARAGDVNGDGLGDIIAGATGLDNPDLQVSLAGAAHLYLGFRTTPCVPAPELCNRRDDDCDGVVDDNLGTTTCGTGTCSRTVDNCVDGFPQTCTPGAPGTETCNGLDDDCDGTTDEGFDVDGDGFTTCAGDCNDGVASIHPGAPEVCNGLDDNCNQVIDEGGPDSDGDGIPDCLDPDDDNDRVPDGTDCAPLVNSVSAVPGEVGQTVRAVPGPPQGSYTWTPIVQANVHNVYRSVWDRRSGNWNDTLGCLYSEAIGNRFSETANPPAGSAFYYVITGVNRCGEGPAGFSSTGQPRLIPIQCVHLGLDTDGDTIQDWDDDCPLVSNASQADADLDGRGDACDNCAATANAGQVDADTNGIGDVCQDLDHDGYLATVDCNDNDPMVHPDATETCNARDDNCDGATDENLGTTTCGVGVCTRTVNNCVGGVSQTCTPGTPTAEVCNNLDDDCDGSVDEGTTTCGVGACTRTVNRCAGGVPQTCTPGTPTAETCNGIDDDCDGATDENLGTTTCGVGACTRTVNNCVGGVIQTCTPGAPTAETCNGIDDDCDGATDENLGTTTCGVGACTRTVNNCVGGVSQTCAPGAPTAETCNGIDDDCDGATDENLGTTTCGVGACTRTVNNCVGGVSQTCTPGTPAADDETCNGIDEDCDGSVDEDYASVETTCGVGACAATGLTSCVNGSVEDSCVPGTPTEEICSDAIDNDCDGEIDEGCPISVGGDVTRAGFSPQRSEPTPSFRSKDPARPADGRSTTRNPSWMMLSAEG